A stretch of Aedes aegypti strain LVP_AGWG chromosome 2, AaegL5.0 Primary Assembly, whole genome shotgun sequence DNA encodes these proteins:
- the LOC5575903 gene encoding H2.0-like homeobox protein, with translation MRPKPISIGIKIDTPFEVTSYEKGFQGAHQHPPSTAPGDESYSMFHDCLVNGVHHQTKAFKLGETESSRKGKRSWSRAVFSNLQKKGLERTFQKQKYITNPDRKRLAANLGLHDSQVKVWFQNRRMKWRKTVKPISKQTSIEVPNETESQSCGESSNEIDSDDDVIID, from the exons GTATCAAAATTGACACACCATTCGAAGTGACATCATATGAGAAGGGTTTCCAAGGAGCTCATCAGCATCCTCCTTCTACAGCACCAGGAGATGAAAGCTACAGCATGTTCCATGATTGTCTAGTCAATGGTGTGCACCATCAAACAAAAGCGTTCAAATTAGGAGAAACTGAAAGCAGCAGAAAGGGAAAACGGTCTTGGTCTAGAGCAGTTTTTAGCAACCTGCAGAAAAAAGGACTTGAAAGAACGTTTCAGAAGCAGAAATACATAACCAATCCCGACCGAAAGCGCTTAGCTGCGAATCTAGGATTGCATGACTCTCAG GTTAAGGTGTGGTTTCAAAATCGACGAATGAAGTGGAGGAAAACTGTTAAACCGATCAGTAAGCAGACATCTATAGAAGTTCCCAATGAAACAGAGTCACAAAGTTGCGGAGAGTCTTCCAATGAGATAGACAGTGATGACGACGTTATAATTGATTAG